The genomic stretch CATAAAAAGAAATCGCATCTCTGTTAATGCTTTGCACTTGCAGCGAAGCATAGTTGCTGCTCCCGACATTCAACGTGAAAGATTGAGTGTATTTGTCATTATGAATATCGATAGAAATCGTGTACATACCTTTTCTGTTAGCTTTGTAAGAATATTTGAAATCTTTGGTATTGATATTTATTCCATTGTCGGTAGTGGAATACGGCGCTGAGTAAGCCCTGCCGAAATATGGCAAATAAGCCTTTACCGAATCGGGCGAAACAGAAAGATAATAACCGGGCGAAAGATTTTGTAATTGTCCCACATTATTGGGAATGATATTCAGAATATTCATTCTTTGCGGAATCACATATCGTGCATTAAATATAAAATTCTGTGATTGCACAAGCCGGGCAAGCTTCGCCTGTTGCCCTACTTTGTCGGCTGCGTTTTTTACCGACGAACAGGATACAATTATAAATGCCGTAAATGTTGCCAACAATAACTTTTTCATTGCTGCCGGAATTTGTTGATATAAAGATACAGAAAAGCTGTTTTAATAGATAAAATCGATGCCTTCATTACAAAACTTTTACCATTTCAAAAAATTGTTTCTCGTATCTTTGCGCTTTAAAAGTGAATGTTATGATTAAGACAGGCAGCCCTATTGTAAGCATATATACGGAAATGACGCCGAACCCTGCGACAATGAAATTTGTTGCGAATAAATTATTATATCCCGGCAAAAGCATCGATTTTCAGGATGAGACCACAGCGGGTCCTTCGCCGTTGGCAAAAGAATTGTTCAGTTTTCCGTTCATTAAAAGCGTGTTCATTGCAAGCAATTTTGTAACCCTTACAAAAACGAATGAAGTAGAAGACTGGCAGGATGTAATTCCGCAGGTAAAACAATTTTTAAAAGAATACCTCGAAAGCGGCGCAACGATTATCAATGAAGATGAGGTTTCTAAAATCGTTCCTGAATCGTCCAACGAAATCAGTCACGACGATGATGATATTGTAAAAAGAATTAAAGAATTGCTGGACAATTATGTGCGTCCCGCAGTAGAAATGGATGGCGGCGCCATTCAATACAAGAGCTACAACGAAGGCATTGTAAACCTGATGTTGCAAGGTAGTTGCAGCGGTTGCCCATCGTCAATGATTACGTTGAAAGCGGGCATCGAAGGCATGATGAAACGTATGATTCCCGAAGTAAAAGAAGTAATTGCCGAAGCAGAATAAATTTTAATTGATTAATGCAAAAAGCCCACGATTTGAATCGTGGGCTTTTTGCATTAATGACACTCTCATGTCAAAAAATTTCCCGATTTCGTAAATGATTTGAGTGTTGGCACAATAGCTTTGCACTTCAAATTGTGAAAAAAGCAGATTTATGATAAAGAAAATATTCCTTATAGGAATTGTATGCAGTTTATTTTATTCTGTTCGTGCGCAAACAGACAGTACTCGAACAGATTCAAGCTCTTTGAATAAAAAGTCGCAGGGATATATTTTAACACCCGCACAAAAAATGATAGCAAGCTCCGGCGAAGATTTACTTACGGGCGGCAATGCGAAAACCGCGCAGACAGTGATTTCAGGTTATGGCGAAGCAACGTACCAACATGATTTTAAGTACAAAAATTCTACGATTAATTTGGCTCGTGCCGTACTTTTTGTAGGTCATCAGTTCAACAGCAAAATCGCTTTCTTCTCTGAACTTGAAGTGGAAAACGATAAAGTTGAAGGCGGCGGAAGCAAAGGCGAAGTAGGCATGGAACAAGCGTTTTTAAAATTTACACTCAATCCAAGACAATATCTTGTTGCGGGTTTGTTTGTACCGCGAATCGGCATTACAAATGAAAATCATTTGCCTGTAAACTTTTACGGAACAGAACGCCCGTTGGTGGAACAATTGATTATTCCTACAACGTGGCGCGAAATAGGCGTAGGTTTTTACGGACAAACTGCAACGCTTCCATTGTCGTATAGTATTGCTTTGGTAAGTGGTTTAAACTCAGGAAACTTTACACACGGAACAGGTTTCGCCGATGGACAAAGTGACGGACAATTGGCAACAGGCGATAATCTGGCGCTAACTGCTTCATTACGATATTACTTAGGCGATTTTCAGTTTCAGGTTTCGGGCTATGCAGGCGGAACTACGGGCGTAGGCGCATATCAGGCAGACAGCCTGGGATTGAAATCGGGAACTTTCGGTACGCCGATGTATTTGGGCGAAGCGGATTTGCAGTACAATAACAGTGGATTTTCCTTCAAAGCTTTAGGCACTTATGTTTCATATCCCGATGCTGCAAACGTAAACTCGGCTTATGCGAGCAATATATTTCAAGCGATGTATGGCGCTTATGGCGAAGTCGGTTATGATTTGTTACACAACATGGGAACGAAAAAGCAATTAGTCGCTTTCGGAAGATATGAAAGACTGAACATGAATTCAAAGATTCCCCAAAACGGAATTACTGACCCAACATTGAATCAGCACCATATTCTTTTTGGGTTGAATTATTTTCCCATTCCGAATGTGGTAATTAAAGCCGATGTACGCTTTACGCACACAGGTCCGCAAAACCCGGGCTTGATTATCAATCCGCCGTCGGTAGTACAGCCTTATCAGCAGAATAATCAATTCTTAAATATCGGTTTGGGTTACGCCTTTTAAAAAAATGAATTATGGACAGAAAAGATTTTTTGAAAAAGGCTTGCGGCTCTTGCGCAGCAATTGCACTTGGCACATTCTTCACGTCTTCCTTGCTGGAATCGTGTAAAACACCGGCGCTAAGTATGTCTAAAGCCACGCCCGCAAATGGAAGCATTTCATTGCCTTTGGCAGACTTTGCCAATTCGGATTTTAAGCTCGTTCGCGTGAGCAATTATAACTACGATGTAGCGGTAATCAAGCAGTCGTCGGGCAATTATATAGCCTTGTTGCTCATGTGTACCCACGCAGGGCAAGCGCTTACAAAAGCCGGAAACGGTTATTTGTGTCCCTTGCACGGCAGCCGTTTTTCTACAACAGGCGAGGTAGTTAAAGGTCCTGCGACAGACCCATTGGAACATTTGGAAATTAAAATTGAAAATCAGAATTTATTGGTAAAACTCGACCCGGATTATTATTCTTAAATTAAAAAATGAAACAAATGAAAAAGAATTTATTATCAGCTATTTTATTATCAGCAACGGTGCTTATAGGACTTAGCTCTTGCTCAAAAGACGATAACAACAACAATAATACAAGTAACAATATTGAGCAAACCACAGATGCGGCATTGAGCGACTTTGTGAATGTTTTGGGCGAACCTTTATACGCCGATTTTGTTACAAAAGCAACAACATTAAACACCGCTGTTCAAACTTTGAAGGCAAACCCGACCGCAGCTAATCAAACTGCTGCACAAAACGCATGGCGCGATGTACGTGTAACTTGGGAACAAAGCGAAGGTTTTTTGATTGGACCTGTTGAAGATGATAACTATGACCCATATATGGATACTTGGCCTACCGATAAAAACCAGATGAACCAACTTTTGGCAGGAACACAAACGTTGAATGTAGAGTACCTTGAGTCGGAAACCTCTGATGCGGAATTAACATTGCGCGGATTCCACCCGTTGGAATACTTGCTTTGGGGGGAATTTGACCCTGCAGATTATACTTCAAGACAAAAAGATTACATGGCTGCTTTAGCACAGGATATTTTAAACAATACAAAAGCGCTACAAAGCAGCTGGACAACCGGCGGATTTGCCAACGAAATTACCGGCGCAGGACAGACAGGAAGCCGCTATACAAGCAAAGAAGATGCTTTAGAAGCAATTGCCAATGCGCTGATTGATATTTGTAACGAAGTAGGTGAAACCAAAATGCCTACACCATTTGGCAACACACAAGCCGACGCAGACTCTACACAAGCAGAATCGCCTTATTCTCACAATTCCATTATCGATTTTAAAAACAATATACAAGGTGCCTATAACACCTACATTTGCAGCTACGGCGGAAAAACGGGAACAAGTTTAAGTTCATTGGTACAAATAAATAATAAGAATTTGGACAATCAGCTTAAAAACGCATTTACCAATGCAATAGCAGCTTTTGACGGTTTTGGAAACTATACTTTTGAACAGGCAATTTATACACAACGCCCTATTGTGCAAAATGTAATAGACCAGATTACTGCCTTAAAAACAACAGTTGAAGATGGTTTGATTCCATACATTCAACAATACATAAAAAATTAATTTTCTGATTTTTTTCCTTCAGAAAATTATGAGATTCAATATTTAAGAGGTTGCCTGTCAAGTCGGGCAATCTCTTTGAAGTTTTAAAACTATTCAAACGAGATGAAGAAATTCTATGTGATGTGCGTTATCGGGATGATAATTCTTGCAGGAACATTCTGCCGTAAGGCACAGAATTTTCCTGAATCGGATTATAACACACAACTATCAGGCGGAGCAGCTACAACATTTTTGTCCAATTCGCAAGCATTTGGCGAAGCGATTGATGGCTTAACCTCTTGGGATGCTTTCGTTCATAGTGTGGGAGACGATATTTTTAGTCAAACTTTTGTGTCCAATCCTGCGCCGCATTTCGGCGGACTTGGACCCATTTATAACAATGTGTCCTGTGTGTCCTGTCATCATAATGATGGCAAAGGAACACCTACATTGGGAACAGTAACTTCATCTTTGCTCACACGAATCAGTATTCCCGGGACTGACGAACACGGCGGACCATTAGCCGCTCCGGGCTTCGGGTTGCAGTTGCAGGACAAATCGAACAATGGTGCACCGGAAGTAAAAGTAAACATCAGTTACACAGAAATTCCATTCACATTTCCGGACGGAGAAACAGCATCTTTAAGAAAGCCCACATACACCG from Arachidicoccus sp. BS20 encodes the following:
- a CDS encoding DUF4251 domain-containing protein — encoded protein: MKKLLLATFTAFIIVSCSSVKNAADKVGQQAKLARLVQSQNFIFNARYVIPQRMNILNIIPNNVGQLQNLSPGYYLSVSPDSVKAYLPYFGRAYSAPYSTTDNGININTKDFKYSYKANRKGMYTISIDIHNDKYTQSFTLNVGSSNYASLQVQSINRDAISFYGSVEQKEDNIQ
- a CDS encoding NifU family protein — protein: MIKTGSPIVSIYTEMTPNPATMKFVANKLLYPGKSIDFQDETTAGPSPLAKELFSFPFIKSVFIASNFVTLTKTNEVEDWQDVIPQVKQFLKEYLESGATIINEDEVSKIVPESSNEISHDDDDIVKRIKELLDNYVRPAVEMDGGAIQYKSYNEGIVNLMLQGSCSGCPSSMITLKAGIEGMMKRMIPEVKEVIAEAE
- a CDS encoding QcrA and Rieske domain-containing protein; translated protein: MDRKDFLKKACGSCAAIALGTFFTSSLLESCKTPALSMSKATPANGSISLPLADFANSDFKLVRVSNYNYDVAVIKQSSGNYIALLLMCTHAGQALTKAGNGYLCPLHGSRFSTTGEVVKGPATDPLEHLEIKIENQNLLVKLDPDYYS
- a CDS encoding imelysin family protein; its protein translation is MKKNLLSAILLSATVLIGLSSCSKDDNNNNNTSNNIEQTTDAALSDFVNVLGEPLYADFVTKATTLNTAVQTLKANPTAANQTAAQNAWRDVRVTWEQSEGFLIGPVEDDNYDPYMDTWPTDKNQMNQLLAGTQTLNVEYLESETSDAELTLRGFHPLEYLLWGEFDPADYTSRQKDYMAALAQDILNNTKALQSSWTTGGFANEITGAGQTGSRYTSKEDALEAIANALIDICNEVGETKMPTPFGNTQADADSTQAESPYSHNSIIDFKNNIQGAYNTYICSYGGKTGTSLSSLVQINNKNLDNQLKNAFTNAIAAFDGFGNYTFEQAIYTQRPIVQNVIDQITALKTTVEDGLIPYIQQYIKN